Sequence from the Thermodesulfobacteriota bacterium genome:
TCCGGGGCGCTTCCTGAATTAATAAAACCAGGGGAAATTGAGTTTACTGTTATGCCATGTGTACCTAACTGGCGCGCAAAGGCCCGGGTCAACATTAGCACTCCTGCTTTAGCAATATAGTGCGCAGTAACCTCAGTCTGGGCAATCATCTTATCGGCGTTTGCCATGCTGAAATTAATAATACGTCCCGATCCTCGTTCCTGCATACCTGGTGCGACTGCCTGTGAGAGATAAAACACTGGGTGAAGGTTATTATCAAACATAGAGTTCCAGCCCTCTGGGGTTTCTTTTAGGATACTTACTCTATGGTATGGACCAGCGCAGTTTATAAGAGCATCAATCCTATCGAACTCAGCCTCAACATTTTTCACCAAAATAAAAGCTTCGTTTGGATCAGACACATCACATTTTTGCGCGTATGCCTTAGAGCCTATCTCCTCTATTAGACCTATAGTTTCATTAGCGTCTTTCTCACTCTTTCTATAACAGATCGCTATGTTCCATCCTTTTCTAGCAAGCTCAAGCGCTATCTGTTTTCCGATCCCCCTTGCTCCGCCTGTTATTAGTGCTACCTTCTCGCTCATATTAGATCTCCTTCACCAATAATCATAAGAATTATGTAATCTATTATACCTATGCCACAGACCCCTTGGATATCGCCCTTTAAAATCACACCAGAGCCCGATAAAGAATACATAACTCAGATTACATATCTTCCTGTTAGGAGCTATCTTGATTTCCCCGGTTTCTTCGCAGATGTGGAGAAAGTTCAGGCGCAGTTACAAAAATCACACGGGGTTATCGGGTTTAAATTAAGAGCTGACATCCTATCAAAAAAAGCTTATACAATCTCAGTCTGGGAAGATGCTAAGTCGCTTAAGGAGTTTATCACTTCTGGCGTCCATAAAGAGGTTATGGCAAGTGATGCGAAGTACTTAGGAGATGATAGAAAGTTCGTAACCGTTTTTATAAAAGGAAGCGAATTTCCTCCAACTTGGGAATGGGTTTTTAAAACACTTAAAGAAAACTGATCAAAGCACCTTAGGCGGCCGTGAGTTATTTGATGCAACCCGTGAGCCCCATTCAAGCAGTTCTTTGCTGCAGTCATCGCGGTCTAGGATTACTTCTATAAGACTTGGGCCGTTTTTGTGGGCTAGGGCGGTTTTAATCGCTTTTTGAAGCTCACCCTCAGTTGTAACCCTCGTAGACCATCCATTTCCCTCTCCGGCGTTAAAAACGTCTATAAGACCCGCATAATCCCAGTTTTTAATGTTGTTATACGGACCGTCATGTATCTCAACCTCAATCGTATAGCCGCCGTTGTTAAGGAGAAATATAATCGGATTAAGCTCATAGCGGATAATGGTAGATACTTCCTGCGCTGTGAGCTGAAATGAGCCGTCGCCAACAAATGTAAGAAGCCGGCGCTTGTCCTTAGACGCAAGAGCGTATCCCAGCGTAGCGCCCACTGACCATCCAATTGATCCATACTGCATCTGAATCTCAAATTTTGCCCCTTCAGGAAGTTTTAGCTTAATACCGTTAAACCATGAGTCACCAGTCTCCACAAGCACAGTTGTGTTGTTATTGAGTATGTCCTCTACCTGTGTAAAGAGCCGTCTCGTAGTGATGATCTCGTCTTTTTTAATCGGCGGCTCTGGTGCAAACTCCTGTTTAACACGGTTATAGGCTACTAGAGACGCATTGTTGGGTTCTATTTTTTTAGCTAGTTCTGACAGATAGTCCTTAAGCATTACATGGTTGTAGGTAACATTTGGGAGCCTTACAAAATCTGGCCCGGCATATATGGTTTTTTCATGATTGATAAGAGTTGTAAAACCGCAGGTTGTGTAATCAGTAAACCTTGGCCCTGCAAATAGGTACATATTGGCAGACTCTACTATCTCTGCAGTCCCCGGGCTTGATACTGGGCCCCAGTATGTGCCAATATAGTTTGGATGATGCTCTGAAACTAGCCCCTTTCCCTGAGGCATATTGGCATATGCATAATCAGATTTTTCTACGAGTTCAGCAAAAGCGTCTGTTGCTCGTGATGATTTTAGATCCACGCCCGCTACCAGAACTGGACGAGCGGCCGTTTTAAGCAGCTCAACACTAGCATCAACTGCCTGAGCCAAGGCCTGATCATCGCTAAATAGACCATGAAGAAAATTCCTCTCATGAGGAGGAGAGATCTCAAGACCTGCAAGGTTGCAAGGGATCTCAAGGTATACAGGCTTATGCTTAAGCAGACATAATCTTATGGCCTCATCTATTTGTGAAGGTGCGTCTTCTAAATGCTTTATAATTTCTGAATAAACAGTGGCTTTAGCAAATACTTCTTTCTGATATCCATAGGATACGCTTCCAGTAGTATGATGAAGCCTTTGGTTTTCGACCTCTGAGTTAGTGTTAGGGCCTCCGCTTATAAAAACTATCGGTAAATCCTCAGCATAAGCGCCTACTATGGCATTAAACGCGCTCAATCCGCCAACTGAGAAAGTCGTTACTAGTGCCCCGACTCCGTTTGCCCTTGCGTAGCCATCGGCCGCATAGCCGGCGTTAAGCTCATTGCAGCAGCTTATCATTTTCAGGTTTTCATTTTTTAAAAGTTCATCCAAAAGTATTAAATTATAGTCACCCGGAACTGTAAAATAATCCCGAACTCCTATTTCATAGAGTCTTGCTGCTATATATTCGCCGATTGTCACTTTGTTGTTATTGCTCATCTTCTACCCTCGCTTAAGCATAATGTTAGCAGAATTATATTAATAACTGATAAACTATCCGCCAGTCGTAATATAACAAAGAACTGAGTTTAATTACAACAAACTAGTTAGAATATATTTCTTGTTTTACAACAAAGACTGAATTAATATATAATTAAATTCTAAATAACAGGGTAGTAGATATGGCCTTTAAGAAATCAATCATTTTAATTTTTCCTTTATTGGTAATTGGTCTTTATGGCGGGTGCTCAGATAACGGGCCAGATTGCAGATTTTTGGAATACGAAGAAAACCTACAGAACTCAGAGTGTACAGCAGAAGCTTTTCTTGATATCGACTTGTTAAGAGGATGTTCAATAGGTATTGGTTGTTTCAGTGAAGAGGCCAGAATAAATAATTTTGATTCATGTACACAAGTTGACTGCCAAACTATTGAGTGTGAGGAGATCTTTTTTGATGACGAGCCCACTTTTGGTTTATTAAGCAATATAGAACTTGGTGTTTCAGACATACTAAATGGTGATTTTATTATTGATGAAATGGTAATCCCTTTCCGTTGCCTCTTTTTCCAGCCATAGTCAGATGAATCTAAAATTAAACTCCCCACATCCAATTCATCAATGGGCTTAACTATAATAAAGAAAAATACATTCTTTAAAGACCTGATCTTTAAAATCTGGCTTTGGGATGCAAAATTCAAGTTAGAGCGTATCCGAGAACATATCACTAAGAATGAAAACATTTTAGATATTGGCACAGGCCCCGGAAGTGTTTTCTTACTCATGAACGAAGAAGGCTACAACGTCAGCACTATAGATGTTGAAGACCAAACATTCTCAGAAGAAATACAGCCAAAGCTATATGATGGACAAAAATTACCTTACGCAAACGGCAGTTTTGACACAGCACTTCTTCTGACAGTGCTTCACCATACACAAAATCCAAAAGATGTACTTCTTGAAGCTATGAGAGTTTCAAAAAGAATTATCATTATTGAAGACATTTACTCAAACACTCTTCAGAAGTATTTAACATTTGCTGCTGACTCTATTGTAAATTTAGAATTTAGAGGGCATCCGCATACAAATAAAAATGATTCAGGATGGCTAAAACTTTTTGATGAACTTGGGCTTAAATTGTTAGCAAGAAGATACGACAGATTCTCAATACTTTTCAAACAGGCCACCTATATCCTTGAGAAATAAATAGTATTTGAAGTTACATTTCATAGCTGTAATAATAATTCAGCTATGAAAATTATAAACATCGCAGACATCCATGGAAATGCCCGCCCTATAGCAGATATGGGAGATATCATATCTTCTGCAGATCTTATCCTTTTAAGCGGTGATATTACGCACTTTGGAGGAGAGAAAGAAGCGTCAGAAATAATAGATCAGATACAAGCTTTTAACCCCAACATTCTTGCAGTCACAGGAAACTGCGATAACAAAGACGTTGACTATTATTTAGATCAAGAGCATATGCAAATCCAGGGTAGGGCCATAGAAATTGACGGAGTTACAATCT
This genomic interval carries:
- a CDS encoding SDR family oxidoreductase, giving the protein MSEKVALITGGARGIGKQIALELARKGWNIAICYRKSEKDANETIGLIEEIGSKAYAQKCDVSDPNEAFILVKNVEAEFDRIDALINCAGPYHRVSILKETPEGWNSMFDNNLHPVFYLSQAVAPGMQERGSGRIINFSMANADKMIAQTEVTAHYIAKAGVLMLTRAFARQLGTHGITVNSISPGFINSGSAPEDELEAMVKRIPAGYIGSTKDAVDSALYLLSDEAAYVNGSNIILSGGWGI
- a CDS encoding thiamine pyrophosphate-binding protein, which translates into the protein MSNNNKVTIGEYIAARLYEIGVRDYFTVPGDYNLILLDELLKNENLKMISCCNELNAGYAADGYARANGVGALVTTFSVGGLSAFNAIVGAYAEDLPIVFISGGPNTNSEVENQRLHHTTGSVSYGYQKEVFAKATVYSEIIKHLEDAPSQIDEAIRLCLLKHKPVYLEIPCNLAGLEISPPHERNFLHGLFSDDQALAQAVDASVELLKTAARPVLVAGVDLKSSRATDAFAELVEKSDYAYANMPQGKGLVSEHHPNYIGTYWGPVSSPGTAEIVESANMYLFAGPRFTDYTTCGFTTLINHEKTIYAGPDFVRLPNVTYNHVMLKDYLSELAKKIEPNNASLVAYNRVKQEFAPEPPIKKDEIITTRRLFTQVEDILNNNTTVLVETGDSWFNGIKLKLPEGAKFEIQMQYGSIGWSVGATLGYALASKDKRRLLTFVGDGSFQLTAQEVSTIIRYELNPIIFLLNNGGYTIEVEIHDGPYNNIKNWDYAGLIDVFNAGEGNGWSTRVTTEGELQKAIKTALAHKNGPSLIEVILDRDDCSKELLEWGSRVASNNSRPPKVL
- a CDS encoding methyltransferase domain-containing protein, whose amino-acid sequence is MGLTIIKKNTFFKDLIFKIWLWDAKFKLERIREHITKNENILDIGTGPGSVFLLMNEEGYNVSTIDVEDQTFSEEIQPKLYDGQKLPYANGSFDTALLLTVLHHTQNPKDVLLEAMRVSKRIIIIEDIYSNTLQKYLTFAADSIVNLEFRGHPHTNKNDSGWLKLFDELGLKLLARRYDRFSILFKQATYILEK